Proteins found in one Dehalococcoidia bacterium genomic segment:
- a CDS encoding TetR/AcrR family transcriptional regulator, with amino-acid sequence MANRGQARRKRTAPPEAEAPPSDVKERIYNAALSLFGRKGYAAVSVREICREARTTPPMVYYYFGSKRGLYRAILDESIQYRRRQVEEALKSGGTPLERLRGVLEAWAGAGEEPALKALRAFFSRELFGLGSEMYARRVEDSDRAFRQTLKKIIQDGIDQGVFRPVRVEMTVLAITGILHTFSRRIALGAPLSLDEAVHQVMDGFVYGLAVRPEAPAAPPEPGEVAAALLR; translated from the coding sequence GTGGCCAACCGCGGCCAGGCGAGACGAAAGCGGACGGCCCCACCAGAAGCGGAGGCGCCGCCGAGCGACGTCAAGGAGCGCATCTATAACGCCGCGCTCTCACTCTTCGGCCGGAAGGGTTATGCTGCCGTCTCCGTGCGCGAGATCTGCCGCGAGGCTCGCACGACGCCGCCGATGGTGTACTACTACTTCGGCAGCAAACGCGGGCTCTACCGCGCCATCCTCGATGAGAGTATCCAGTACCGCCGCCGCCAGGTGGAGGAGGCCCTGAAGTCGGGGGGCACGCCCCTGGAGCGGCTGCGGGGGGTGCTCGAGGCCTGGGCGGGTGCCGGCGAGGAGCCGGCGCTGAAGGCGCTGCGGGCCTTCTTCTCGCGCGAGCTCTTCGGCCTCGGCAGCGAGATGTACGCCCGCCGCGTCGAAGACTCCGACCGGGCCTTCCGCCAGACCCTCAAGAAGATCATTCAAGACGGGATCGACCAGGGGGTGTTCCGGCCGGTCCGCGTGGAAATGACCGTGCTCGCCATCACGGGCATCCTCCACACGTTCTCCCGACGCATCGCCCTGGGCGCGCCCCTGAGCCTGGACGAGGCGGTGCACCAGGTGATGGACGGCTTCGTCTACGGTCTCGCCGTCCGCCCCGAAGCTCCCGCCGCCCCGCCAGAGCCGGGGGAGGTAGCCGCCGCCCTGCTCCGCTAG